The genomic region TGTATTTTGATAACTTTCACTATTTTTGTCTTGAAATTCTTTTTTTATACTTTGAAATATTTCTTCATTTGTATCATATTCGATGATTGTTGCAGTTAAAACATATTCAAAGAAGTTTGCTATATAATTTTCTTGTGAATCACTATATATCTTAATGTCAAATGTGTGAGTATTGTTATATTCATCATCTTGATAAAAATAAAGGGCTCCTTGGATGTATTCCTTAATATTCTTATTACTTGCAAGTTTGTTTCGTTTCTCCTCTATAAAATTGTATATTTTACTAAACGAATTACTTAATTCTTTTAGTTTTTGTATTTGTGCATTATCTGAAATCCAAGTCCAAAATGTGTTGTATTTTGTTTCTAGCTTTTGAGCATCTTCTTTTGTTTCTATTGTATCAAGAGTATCATTCTTATTAAGACTTTGCTGCTTTCTAATTATTATATCAAATGCATATCTTAATATGTCGAGATTACGTTTTTCTTTATCAGTTAGAGTGATGGCAGTGTTTGTGGGTGATTTCATTGGATCTGTAGATGTTTCATAATTTTTGATAAGAGGAGGGTTTGTGAGTGATTTTATTGGATTATCAGGATCTTTTGTATGTTTCAGTGTTGTTTCAGGTTGAGTTTTTAATTTGCTATCAAATTTATCTGAATTACAACCATACAAAAGTAATATAATGCAGAGCATTAGAATACTGACATTTTTATTCATATAATATTCTCCTTAT from Borrelia hispanica CRI harbors:
- a CDS encoding Mlp family lipoprotein — translated: MNKNVSILMLCIILLLYGCNSDKFDSKLKTQPETTLKHTKDPDNPIKSLTNPPLIKNYETSTDPMKSPTNTAITLTDKEKRNLDILRYAFDIIIRKQQSLNKNDTLDTIETKEDAQKLETKYNTFWTWISDNAQIQKLKELSNSFSKIYNFIEEKRNKLASNKNIKEYIQGALYFYQDDEYNNTHTFDIKIYSDSQENYIANFFEYVLTATIIEYDTNEEIFQSIKKEFQDKNSESYQNTLAQWTQ